Proteins encoded within one genomic window of Gallus gallus isolate bGalGal1 chromosome 1, bGalGal1.mat.broiler.GRCg7b, whole genome shotgun sequence:
- the CSTB gene encoding cystatin B (stefin B) yields MLCGGVSKARPATSETQQIADEVKPQLEEKEGKTFDVFTAVEFKTQLVAGTNYFIKVHVGNDEFMHLRVFRSLPHEDKPLSLHGYQSSKTKHDELTYF; encoded by the exons ATGTTGTGCGGGGGCGTCTCCAAGGCCCGGCCCGCCACCAGCGAGACGCAGCAGATCGCGGATGAG GTGAAGCCTCAgctagaagagaaagaagggaaaacctTTGATGTCTTCACTGCAGTGGAGTTCAAAACTCAGTTGGTGGCAGGAACAAACTACTTCATCAAG GTCCATGTTGGCAATGATGAGTTCATGCACCTGCGGGTGTTCAGAAGCCTTCCTCATGAGGACAAGCCATTGAGTCTTCATGGATACCAGAGCAGCAAGACCAAGCATGATGAACTGACCTATTTCTAG